The Megalops cyprinoides isolate fMegCyp1 chromosome 12, fMegCyp1.pri, whole genome shotgun sequence genome contains a region encoding:
- the col10a1a gene encoding collagen, type X, alpha 1a isoform X2, with translation MELRVTSVLLLLAALAVVHGERYYVKKAVKAPQYQPYSVKSHVQVAGEPGAPGEPGMPGPPGPPGPPGKGGDGPPGAQGPPGPQGSPGHSIPGKPGTPGGPGKAGERGPQGPRGEPGATGPQGPRGMPGAAGSPGPAGLAATGKPGPSGLPGSMGPRGEPGLKGHPGVPGLPGPKGDRGYGIPGAPGETGAMGPMGPPGAPGQPGVGKPGKAGIPGEPGKSGTPGRDGASGPMGMPGPKGHTGAPGVGIPGKPGENGAPGMPGAVGPKGPPGATGAPGIPGSPGYGKSGTPGQKGERGVVGSPGTTGQKGEPGPTGFTGAPGATGPMGPAGPQGARGFPGEAGLPGSKGDTGPVGPQGAKGVKGDQGAQGFEGKPGYSGPTGPAGPRGATGPQGSKGDTGYTGAPGIPGPTGPAGAKGIPGRPGEQGPAGDTGAPGPRGPVGPSGPAGAPGLKGHQGLPGPPGPAGLTAKGVSGPQGAPGIPGPRGDDGKPGPAGPPGPPGPPGEIVFEAPKKGAEIELVKAPMSAFTAVLTKAYPPSGEPIQFDQIVYNAEQHYDPSTGIFTCQVPGVYYFSYSMHVNGANALVALYKNGEPVVFTYDEYNKGFLDQMSGSAVLQLNEEDTVFVQIPDDEANGIFAADNVHCSFSGFLIAST, from the exons ATGGAACTGCGAGTAACAAGCGTTCTTCTTCTCCTCGCCGCCTTGGCCGTGGTTCACGGAGAGCGATATTACGTGAAAAAAGCTGTTAAGGCACCCCAGTACCAGCCTTACTCCGTGAAGAGCCATG TGCAGGTGGCTGGAGAGCCAGGTGCCCCAGGTGAGCCAGGAATGCCTGGACCCCCTGGCCCCCCTGGCCCCCCTGGCAAAGGCGGTGATGGACCCCCAGGAGCCCAGGGACCTCCCGGACCACAAGGATCACCTGGCCACTCTATACCTGGCAAGCCAGGAACTCCAGGTGGACCAGGTAAAGCTGGTGAAAGAGGTCCACAAGGCCCAAGAGGAGAACCTGGTGCAACTGGACCTCAAGGTCCCAGGGGAATGCCTGGTGCTGCTGGCAGCCCTGGACCTGCAGGCCTCGCTGCTACTGGTAAACCTGGTCCATCAGGTCTGCCCGGATCAATGGGGCCCAGAGGCGAGCCTGGTCTGAAGGGACATCCAGGTGTTCCTGGTCTGCCAGGCCCAAAAGGAGACAGGGGATACGGCATACCTGGTGCTCCAGGTGAAACAGGTGCCATGGGACCAATGGGTCCTCCTGGGGCCCCCGGTCAACCTGGTGTTGGGAAACCAGGCAAAGCAGGGATCCCTGGGGAGCCTGGGAAGTCAGGTACCCCAGGTCGTGATGGGGCTTCCGGACCCATGGGAATGCCTGGGCCAAAAGGCCACACTGGTGCCCCTGGAGTTGGAATACCCGGAAAGCCAGGTGAGAATGGCGCTCCAGGTATGCCCGGCGCTGTAGGACCAAAGGGTCCCCCAGGAGCCACTGGTGCACCTGGAATTCCCGGCAGTCCTGGTTATGGAAAATCAGGTACACCTGGACAGAAGGGTGAGAGGGGAGTGGTTGGTAGTCCAGGTACTACAGGTCAGAAGGGAGAGCCAGGACCCACTGGGTTTACTGGGGCACCAGGTGCCACTGGACCTATGGGCCCAGCTGGCCCTCAGGGTGCAAGAGGCTTCCCAGGAGAAGCAGGACTGCCCGGATCCAAAGGTGACACTGGGCCAGTAGGACCACAAGGAGCAAAGGGAGTTAAGGGTGATCAGGGAGCGCAAGGTTTTGAGGGAAAGCCAGGTTATTCAGGTCCAACGGGCCCTGCTGGTCCAAGGGGAGCCACCGGACCTCAGGGTAGCAAAGGTGACACTGGTTACACAGGTGCGCCAGGTATCCCAGGGCCAACGGGACCTGCGGGAGCAAAGGGTATTCCAGGACGACCTGGAGAGCAAGGACCAGCAGGAGACACTGGAGCACCAGGGCCAAGAGGACCAGTTGGGCCTTCAGGTCCTGCAGGTGCACCAGGCCTTAAAGGCCACCAAGGTCTTCCTGGGCCTCCTGGCCCTGCAGGATTGACCGCTAAGGGCGTCTCTGGTCCTCAGGGTGCCCCTGGAATTCCTGGGCCCAGAGGAGATGACGGTAAGCCCGGACCTGCTGGACCTCCAGGCCCACCTGGTCCTCCCGGCGAGATTGTTTTTGAGGCCCCCAAGAAGGGAGCTGAGATCGAGCTTGTCAAGGCACCTATGTCCGCCTTCACTGCAGTACTGACCAAGGCTTACCCTCCATCCGGAGAGCCCATTCAATTTGACCAGATCGTGTACAATGCAGAGCAGCACTATGACCCTTCCACCGGAATCTTCACCTGCCAAGTGCCAGGAGTCTACTACTTCTCCTACAGCATGCATGTCAATGGGGCCAACGCCTTGGTGGCGCTGTATAAGAATGGCGAGCCAGTGGTTTTCACTTACGATGAGTACAACAAGGGCTTCCTGGATCAGATGTCCGGCAGTGCTGTGCTACAGCTGAACGAGGAGGACACGGTCTTTGTGCAGATCCCAGACGATGAAGCCAACGGCATTTTTGCTGCCGACAATGTCCACTGCTCCTTCTCTGGCTTCCTCATCGCCTCAACGTGA
- the col10a1a gene encoding collagen, type X, alpha 1a isoform X1: MELRVTSVLLLLAALAVVHGERYYVKKAVKAPQYQPYSVKSHVVQVAGEPGAPGEPGMPGPPGPPGPPGKGGDGPPGAQGPPGPQGSPGHSIPGKPGTPGGPGKAGERGPQGPRGEPGATGPQGPRGMPGAAGSPGPAGLAATGKPGPSGLPGSMGPRGEPGLKGHPGVPGLPGPKGDRGYGIPGAPGETGAMGPMGPPGAPGQPGVGKPGKAGIPGEPGKSGTPGRDGASGPMGMPGPKGHTGAPGVGIPGKPGENGAPGMPGAVGPKGPPGATGAPGIPGSPGYGKSGTPGQKGERGVVGSPGTTGQKGEPGPTGFTGAPGATGPMGPAGPQGARGFPGEAGLPGSKGDTGPVGPQGAKGVKGDQGAQGFEGKPGYSGPTGPAGPRGATGPQGSKGDTGYTGAPGIPGPTGPAGAKGIPGRPGEQGPAGDTGAPGPRGPVGPSGPAGAPGLKGHQGLPGPPGPAGLTAKGVSGPQGAPGIPGPRGDDGKPGPAGPPGPPGPPGEIVFEAPKKGAEIELVKAPMSAFTAVLTKAYPPSGEPIQFDQIVYNAEQHYDPSTGIFTCQVPGVYYFSYSMHVNGANALVALYKNGEPVVFTYDEYNKGFLDQMSGSAVLQLNEEDTVFVQIPDDEANGIFAADNVHCSFSGFLIAST; this comes from the exons ATGGAACTGCGAGTAACAAGCGTTCTTCTTCTCCTCGCCGCCTTGGCCGTGGTTCACGGAGAGCGATATTACGTGAAAAAAGCTGTTAAGGCACCCCAGTACCAGCCTTACTCCGTGAAGAGCCATG TAGTGCAGGTGGCTGGAGAGCCAGGTGCCCCAGGTGAGCCAGGAATGCCTGGACCCCCTGGCCCCCCTGGCCCCCCTGGCAAAGGCGGTGATGGACCCCCAGGAGCCCAGGGACCTCCCGGACCACAAGGATCACCTGGCCACTCTATACCTGGCAAGCCAGGAACTCCAGGTGGACCAGGTAAAGCTGGTGAAAGAGGTCCACAAGGCCCAAGAGGAGAACCTGGTGCAACTGGACCTCAAGGTCCCAGGGGAATGCCTGGTGCTGCTGGCAGCCCTGGACCTGCAGGCCTCGCTGCTACTGGTAAACCTGGTCCATCAGGTCTGCCCGGATCAATGGGGCCCAGAGGCGAGCCTGGTCTGAAGGGACATCCAGGTGTTCCTGGTCTGCCAGGCCCAAAAGGAGACAGGGGATACGGCATACCTGGTGCTCCAGGTGAAACAGGTGCCATGGGACCAATGGGTCCTCCTGGGGCCCCCGGTCAACCTGGTGTTGGGAAACCAGGCAAAGCAGGGATCCCTGGGGAGCCTGGGAAGTCAGGTACCCCAGGTCGTGATGGGGCTTCCGGACCCATGGGAATGCCTGGGCCAAAAGGCCACACTGGTGCCCCTGGAGTTGGAATACCCGGAAAGCCAGGTGAGAATGGCGCTCCAGGTATGCCCGGCGCTGTAGGACCAAAGGGTCCCCCAGGAGCCACTGGTGCACCTGGAATTCCCGGCAGTCCTGGTTATGGAAAATCAGGTACACCTGGACAGAAGGGTGAGAGGGGAGTGGTTGGTAGTCCAGGTACTACAGGTCAGAAGGGAGAGCCAGGACCCACTGGGTTTACTGGGGCACCAGGTGCCACTGGACCTATGGGCCCAGCTGGCCCTCAGGGTGCAAGAGGCTTCCCAGGAGAAGCAGGACTGCCCGGATCCAAAGGTGACACTGGGCCAGTAGGACCACAAGGAGCAAAGGGAGTTAAGGGTGATCAGGGAGCGCAAGGTTTTGAGGGAAAGCCAGGTTATTCAGGTCCAACGGGCCCTGCTGGTCCAAGGGGAGCCACCGGACCTCAGGGTAGCAAAGGTGACACTGGTTACACAGGTGCGCCAGGTATCCCAGGGCCAACGGGACCTGCGGGAGCAAAGGGTATTCCAGGACGACCTGGAGAGCAAGGACCAGCAGGAGACACTGGAGCACCAGGGCCAAGAGGACCAGTTGGGCCTTCAGGTCCTGCAGGTGCACCAGGCCTTAAAGGCCACCAAGGTCTTCCTGGGCCTCCTGGCCCTGCAGGATTGACCGCTAAGGGCGTCTCTGGTCCTCAGGGTGCCCCTGGAATTCCTGGGCCCAGAGGAGATGACGGTAAGCCCGGACCTGCTGGACCTCCAGGCCCACCTGGTCCTCCCGGCGAGATTGTTTTTGAGGCCCCCAAGAAGGGAGCTGAGATCGAGCTTGTCAAGGCACCTATGTCCGCCTTCACTGCAGTACTGACCAAGGCTTACCCTCCATCCGGAGAGCCCATTCAATTTGACCAGATCGTGTACAATGCAGAGCAGCACTATGACCCTTCCACCGGAATCTTCACCTGCCAAGTGCCAGGAGTCTACTACTTCTCCTACAGCATGCATGTCAATGGGGCCAACGCCTTGGTGGCGCTGTATAAGAATGGCGAGCCAGTGGTTTTCACTTACGATGAGTACAACAAGGGCTTCCTGGATCAGATGTCCGGCAGTGCTGTGCTACAGCTGAACGAGGAGGACACGGTCTTTGTGCAGATCCCAGACGATGAAGCCAACGGCATTTTTGCTGCCGACAATGTCCACTGCTCCTTCTCTGGCTTCCTCATCGCCTCAACGTGA